Proteins from a single region of Chryseobacterium sp. W4I1:
- a CDS encoding GNAT family N-acetyltransferase codes for MNIHYRKLLPGESKIYRSIRLESLKKFPESFGADYNEALKTEKFRIEYDIENELAERFVVGAFNDGQLIGICTFVKDEYGRGNIYQMYVKEEYQGNNIGLNLIQKVIKEAYNQFKNIEIYLEVKNDNFKAFKLYEKAGFVEVDKSEQDEMDSNIMMKYSHS; via the coding sequence ATGAATATTCATTACCGCAAGCTTTTACCCGGAGAAAGCAAAATCTATAGATCAATCAGACTGGAAAGCCTGAAAAAATTCCCTGAATCTTTCGGAGCCGATTATAATGAAGCATTAAAAACTGAAAAGTTCAGAATAGAATATGATATTGAGAATGAGTTGGCAGAAAGGTTTGTCGTGGGAGCTTTTAATGATGGCCAGTTAATTGGGATCTGCACTTTTGTTAAAGATGAATATGGCAGAGGAAATATTTACCAGATGTACGTTAAAGAAGAATATCAGGGTAACAATATAGGTTTAAATCTGATTCAGAAGGTTATAAAAGAAGCGTATAACCAGTTTAAGAACATTGAAATCTACCTTGAAGTTAAAAATGATAATTTTAAAGCATTTAAACTTTATGAAAAGGCAGGTTTTGTAGAAGTTGATAAGTCTGAACAGGACGAAATGGATTCAAATATAATGATGAAATATTCTCATTCATAA
- a CDS encoding pitrilysin family protein yields MIDRRYKETVHKDKNNYEYITIPNDENKVRIYTLKNGLKVFLAQNFDAPRIQTYIPVRTGSNNDPADNTGLAHYLEHMMFKGTSKIGTQNWKKEKELLDQISALYEEHKAEQDSEKKKEIYKKIDEVSQEASQYAIANEYDKVISSLGASGTNAHTWFDETVYKNNVPNNELEKWLKIEKERFSEIVLRLFHTELESVYEEFNRAQDNDSRLVNYELMSALFPTHPNGQQTTLGKPEHLKNPSMKAIHKYFDEYYVPNNYAMVLVGDLDFEQTIQLVDQYFGTIPYRELPKKTPVIEQPLTEIVKRTVKSPTTPRVQLAWRTDSYGTREAMLADITANILSNRGEAGLLDLNINQTQRMLWAQAFSVGLKQYGYFSIVAVPKETQTLDEAKDMVLEQIELIKKGDFPDWILPAIINDFKIQRMKGLETADGLATNLYDTYIKGRTWEQELNEMDEYETFTKEDVIDFANTFFKDNYVIVYKEKGINDQLVRVENPGITPIKINRDAQSDFLKEIIAEKTEDIQPEFIDYEKEILTDTVKDKKLSFVRNKYNDIAQAHFIFPFGSDHDRDLGISTQLLQYLGTEDLSPEDLKKEFFKIGISNDFKTTNDQLLISLSGLEENIEKGIALLQHWMYGVKPDQEIYRQFVETVLENRQATKKDKNRIMTALTNYTKLGSFSRYTDIISKEELESSSAEVFADRMKKLFKFPYQLFFYGKDLEKFKQYIGNYVENVSYQIPEPKQYPEPETSGNVYFTNYDMVQMEMSKVGRGHLADTSIYGKVNVFNEYFGRGLSSIVFQEIRESKSLAYSAYVSYAANSELGHPDYITTYIGTQPDKLQIAVDTMDELMNELPEVPIQFENAKNAALKQIASTRITRNNIFFNTLRLKKIGIYHDFRKDIYEQIEQLNFEDLKQFYQTEIKPIHFNTAIIGKKENLNMDAVNQMGSFKELKLEEIFGH; encoded by the coding sequence ATGATTGATAGAAGATACAAAGAAACGGTTCATAAAGATAAAAACAACTACGAATATATCACGATTCCCAATGATGAAAATAAGGTAAGAATTTACACGTTAAAAAACGGCTTAAAAGTTTTTCTGGCCCAAAATTTTGATGCTCCAAGAATTCAGACGTATATTCCTGTGAGAACAGGAAGTAATAATGATCCGGCTGATAATACCGGTTTGGCGCATTATCTGGAACACATGATGTTTAAAGGTACGTCAAAAATTGGGACACAGAACTGGAAAAAGGAAAAGGAACTTCTTGACCAGATCTCCGCATTATATGAGGAACATAAAGCGGAACAGGATTCTGAAAAGAAGAAGGAAATCTATAAAAAAATTGACGAAGTATCCCAGGAAGCCAGCCAATACGCGATCGCCAATGAGTATGATAAAGTGATTTCTTCCCTTGGAGCCAGCGGAACGAATGCCCATACATGGTTTGATGAGACAGTATATAAAAATAATGTTCCGAATAATGAACTTGAAAAATGGCTTAAAATAGAAAAGGAAAGATTTTCAGAAATTGTTCTCCGTCTTTTCCATACAGAGCTGGAATCGGTATATGAGGAATTCAACAGGGCTCAGGATAACGATTCCAGACTTGTGAATTATGAACTTATGTCCGCTCTTTTTCCGACCCATCCAAACGGACAGCAAACGACACTTGGAAAGCCCGAACACCTGAAGAACCCTTCTATGAAGGCTATTCATAAGTATTTTGATGAGTATTACGTTCCGAATAATTACGCAATGGTTTTGGTTGGCGATCTGGATTTTGAGCAAACGATTCAGCTTGTTGATCAGTATTTTGGAACGATTCCTTACAGAGAGCTGCCAAAAAAGACGCCTGTCATTGAACAGCCATTAACGGAAATTGTAAAGAGAACGGTAAAAAGTCCAACGACACCAAGGGTGCAGCTGGCGTGGAGAACAGACAGCTACGGAACCAGAGAAGCCATGCTGGCAGATATTACAGCTAATATTCTCAGCAACAGAGGTGAAGCGGGATTGCTTGACCTTAATATTAACCAGACGCAAAGAATGCTTTGGGCTCAGGCCTTTTCTGTAGGTCTGAAGCAGTATGGATATTTTTCCATCGTAGCCGTTCCGAAGGAAACACAGACTCTGGATGAAGCGAAAGATATGGTTCTGGAGCAGATAGAGCTTATTAAAAAAGGAGATTTTCCGGACTGGATTCTTCCTGCGATCATTAATGATTTCAAAATTCAAAGGATGAAAGGCCTTGAAACGGCAGATGGACTGGCTACCAATCTTTATGACACCTATATCAAAGGCAGAACCTGGGAGCAGGAACTGAATGAAATGGATGAGTATGAAACCTTCACCAAGGAAGATGTTATAGATTTCGCCAATACTTTTTTTAAGGACAATTATGTTATTGTGTACAAGGAAAAAGGCATTAATGATCAATTGGTAAGAGTTGAAAACCCCGGAATTACCCCGATTAAAATAAACCGGGATGCACAGTCTGATTTTTTAAAGGAAATTATTGCAGAAAAAACGGAAGATATACAGCCGGAATTCATTGATTATGAAAAGGAAATCCTTACAGACACGGTTAAAGATAAAAAACTGAGCTTCGTCCGTAATAAATACAATGATATTGCGCAGGCACATTTTATTTTTCCTTTCGGGAGTGATCACGACAGGGATCTTGGAATTTCTACTCAGCTGCTGCAATATCTTGGAACCGAAGATCTTTCGCCTGAAGATCTGAAGAAAGAGTTCTTTAAAATAGGAATCAGCAATGATTTTAAAACAACAAACGACCAGCTTCTGATCTCACTGAGCGGACTGGAAGAAAATATAGAAAAAGGGATTGCGCTCCTCCAGCACTGGATGTATGGCGTGAAACCGGATCAGGAAATCTACAGACAGTTTGTAGAAACCGTTCTGGAAAACCGCCAGGCCACGAAAAAAGATAAAAACCGCATCATGACGGCTCTGACCAATTATACAAAGCTGGGCAGCTTCTCCCGTTACACGGATATTATTTCTAAAGAAGAACTTGAAAGCAGCAGCGCGGAGGTATTTGCTGACCGTATGAAAAAGCTTTTTAAATTTCCTTATCAGCTGTTTTTCTATGGAAAAGATCTTGAAAAGTTCAAACAATATATTGGCAATTACGTAGAAAATGTAAGCTATCAGATTCCTGAGCCTAAGCAATATCCTGAACCGGAAACGAGCGGAAATGTTTATTTCACAAATTATGATATGGTACAGATGGAAATGAGCAAAGTGGGAAGAGGACATCTTGCCGATACCTCGATATACGGAAAGGTAAATGTATTTAATGAATACTTTGGGAGAGGGCTTTCATCTATCGTTTTCCAGGAGATCCGTGAAAGTAAAAGCTTAGCATATTCTGCCTATGTTTCTTATGCTGCGAATTCTGAACTGGGGCATCCTGACTATATTACAACATACATTGGGACACAGCCTGATAAGCTTCAGATCGCTGTAGATACGATGGATGAGCTTATGAACGAGCTTCCTGAAGTACCAATCCAGTTTGAAAATGCCAAAAACGCTGCCCTGAAACAGATTGCTTCTACAAGAATAACCCGAAACAATATATTTTTCAATACGTTAAGGCTGAAAAAAATCGGAATCTATCATGATTTCAGAAAAGATATTTATGAGCAGATTGAACAGCTGAATTTTGAAGATCTGAAGCAGTTCTATCAGACAGAAATCAAACCGATCCATTTTAATACAGCCATTATCGGTAAAAAAGAAAACCTGAATATGGATGCGGTGAACCAGATGGGATCCTTTAAAGAACTTAAGCTGGAAGAGATCTTCGGACATTAA
- a CDS encoding GNAT family N-acetyltransferase, which translates to MTELKTFNRKELDDFISSGDFRSFDFLPISEHRAKSHIRNLKALDDQTLLVLAFYDGKLAGYVGCFPDSYNINGEIFHYAWLSTLYVSEEFRGKRIAKALLNKMFEEYNGNIIATEFTKEAEALYNMLGVFEYVFPKAGKRYYFRTDAAKMIPEKKPGIKVLTPLFQITDIAANSLIALKNSPLKKPKFKFEILNHIDTESSVFMSTFESRRNADEINVFIKNPWVLEGKKKMRNTSFQVMQILLNISG; encoded by the coding sequence ATGACAGAGCTGAAGACATTTAACAGAAAAGAACTTGACGATTTTATTTCATCCGGAGATTTCCGCAGTTTTGATTTTCTTCCCATTTCAGAACACCGTGCAAAATCCCACATCAGAAACCTGAAAGCTTTAGATGACCAGACACTTTTGGTTTTGGCTTTTTATGATGGAAAACTCGCCGGATATGTAGGTTGTTTTCCTGATAGTTATAATATTAATGGAGAAATTTTCCATTATGCGTGGCTTAGCACATTGTATGTAAGTGAAGAATTCCGTGGAAAAAGGATTGCAAAAGCGCTCCTGAACAAAATGTTTGAAGAATACAATGGTAATATCATTGCGACGGAATTTACCAAAGAAGCAGAAGCCCTTTACAATATGTTGGGTGTCTTCGAGTATGTTTTCCCAAAAGCGGGTAAACGTTACTATTTCCGGACGGATGCTGCTAAAATGATTCCAGAGAAAAAGCCTGGAATAAAGGTTTTGACGCCTCTTTTTCAAATAACAGATATAGCAGCTAATTCTTTAATTGCTTTAAAAAACAGCCCATTAAAGAAGCCTAAGTTTAAATTTGAAATCCTGAATCATATTGACACTGAGAGTTCAGTGTTTATGTCAACGTTTGAAAGCAGACGGAATGCTGATGAAATCAATGTGTTCATTAAAAATCCCTGGGTTTTGGAAGGAAAAAAAAAGATGAGAAATACCTCTTTTCAAGTTATGCAGATACTTTTAAATATTTCTGGGTAA